AGGCCGGGGCAGATGATTATCTGACCAAGCCGTTTGCATTTTCCGAACTGCTGGCCAGAATCCAGGCCCTGATCCGCCGGGCCGGAAATGTCACAGATCCGGTGGTGCTCACATGCAGTGATCTGGAAATGGATATCCTGAAACGGCGGGTGTTCCGGGGAGATGATCCCATCGATCTCCAGCCCCTGGAATTTTCTTTGCTGGAATACCTGCTGCGCAATAAAAACCGGGTGGTGTCCAAAACCATGATCATGGAGCATGTATGGCACTATAATTTCGATCCCATGACCAATGTGGTGGAAGCCCGGATCTGCCGGTTAAGAGACAAAGTGGACAAAGATTACCCGAACCGCCTGATACATACCGTGCGCGGGGCCGGATATGTGATAAGGGATCCGGATGCCTGATCTGTTCAGGACCATCCGGTTCAGGTTGACGCTCTGGTTCACGGGTATTTTTTCCATCTCCGCTGCCGTGGCGTTTGTTCTGTTTTATTATCTGGCCGTCCAGACCCTCCAGGATCAGATCGATGAAGAGCTGATGGACAAAGCCGCTCAGTTTTCGTCTGTCATCCGTCAGAGCGGGATGAGAGGGGCCGGCAACCTGGCGGTGATCGAATCCAAGGCCGCCGGCGAAAAAATGATTTTTTTCAGACTCCTGTATCCCACAGGCGAGGTGTTTGCGTCCTCTCACATGTCTTACTGGAAAGATATCCAGGTGGACCATGAGCTGCTGCACCAGCTGATAGAGAAAAAATCCCCGGTGTTTGATACCCGCATGATGGACAACGTTCACAAGGCCCGAATTTTATACACATTTGTGGCACACAATGCGATTTTGCAGACCGGGGTCACCATGGAATCCCAGTCCCGGTTTCTCGGTGCGTTCAAGCGCGTGTTCATGGTGGCCATGGGTTTTATTGTGGGGTTTTCCGCTTTGTCCGGGTGGTTTCTGGTGCAAAAAGCCCTGTCCCGGGTGGACACCATCACCCGCACCGCCAAAAGCATCACCGGTTCCAGTCTCCAGAAACGGGTACCGGTCACGGGCAGCAAAGATGAGCTGGATGATCTGGCCAGCACCTTCAACCAGATGCTGGACCGGATCCAATCCCTGGTCAGCGGCATCCGGGAAATGGGAGACAACATGGCCCATGATTTGAAAAGCCCGGTCACCCGGATCCGGGGTGCGGCTGAATTGACGCTGTTACAGGGAGAAACCCTGGAAGAATTTCATTCCATGGCTGCCGGCACCATTGAAGAATCAGACCGGCTTTTAGACATGATCAACACCATGCTGGTGATTTCCAGAACCCGGGCAGGGGAGGGGGATTTTCATTTTGAACCCATGGATCTGACTCAAATGATTCAGGAAGCCTGTGATCTGTTTGCCCCGGTGGCCGAAGACAAAGACATCGCTTTTTTCTGTCATGGGCCGGGCCGGTTTGAGGTGATGGCGGATGTGACCATGCTTCAGCGGGCATTTTCCAATCTGCTGGACAATGCCATCAAATATACGGATCCCGGGGGGCAAATCACGGTGCAGATGATCAAAAAAAATGATTCCATCGTGGCGATTCAAGTCACAGATACCGGTCCGGGAATTGCCTTGCAGTTTCACGAGCGGATTTTTGACCGGTTTTTCCGGGCAGAATCCTCCCGGACCAGTCCGGGCAGCGGTTTGGGATTGTCTTTTGCCAGAGCCATTGTCAGAGAGCACAAAGGGGATATTCATGTCCAAAGCAACCCCGGAAAAGGCGCCTGTTTCACGCTCACATTGCCATATTGTAATTTTCAGGTCATTTAAAAATCATCTTTCAGTATTATAATACCCTTACAAAAGGAAAAGATCTGTTTAAACCAGGCGTTGATTGATTTTTTTCAAACGCAACATTCAAAAAGGAGAATACCATGAAACACTTGAACAAAACGCATCTGATTCTCACGTTGCTGGTGAGTGTTTTTCTGCTGACATCCCTGCCGGTCTGGGCCGCTCAGAAACAAAAAATGATCCCGGCCGGGTTTTCCGATCTGGCCAGAACAGCCAAGGCCGGGGTGGTCAATATCCAGACCGTGAAAACCGTTCAGGGCGGCGGCCGGGTTTTTGAACATTTTTTCGGTCATCCCTTCGGAAACCGGGAAGGACTTGAAGATTTTTTCGGCCCGTTTCTCAACCCCCAGCCCCAGAACCGGAAAGAACAGAGTCTGGGCTCCGGATTCATCATTTCCAAGGACGGTTATATTGTCACCAATCATCACGTGATCAAAGGCGCGGATGAGATTAAGGTGATTCTTCACGACAAAACCGAACTGGATGCGGAAATCGTGGGCACTGATCCCATGACGGATCTGGCACTGATCAAGGTGGATGCCAAAAATTTACAACCCTTGAAATTCGGTAAATCCAGCGAGGCGGACATCGGTTCCTGGGTGGTGGCCATCGGCAGCCCGTTCGGGCTTGAGCAGACCGTTACTGCGGGCATTATTTCCGCCAAAGGCCGGATTATCGGTTCCGGACCCTATGATGACTTTATCCAGACCGATGCATCCATCAACCCGGGCAACAGCGGCGGACCGTTGCTGAACCTGGACGGCGAGGTCATCGGAATCAACACCGCCATTGTGAGGTCCGGCCAGGGCATCGGGTTTGCCATCCCGTCCGATCTGGCCACCGGCATTATCGATCAGCTCATCGACACCAAGCACGTCTCCCGGGGATGGATGGGCGTGGCCATCCAGAACATCACACCGGAACTGGCGGAATATTACGGCATCGATTCGACCCGCGGTGTTTATGTGGCCAAGGTGTATGAAGACAATCCCGCCCATGAGGCCGGAATCAAATCCGGGGATGTGATTCTTGAGGTCAATGGAGAAAAAATCGAAACCTCCCGGGATCTGACCCTCACCATCGCCAATCTCAAGGTGGATGAGACCGTGGATGTAAAAATCATCCGGGAAGGCAAGGAAAAAACCGTGAACGTCAAACTGGGAAAACGCCCGGATCAGGATCCGGAAGTAATGGCATCGCTGGAGGAATTTGACAGTTTCGGGTTCAAGTTCAAGGAACTCGATACCGCCACTGCCCAGCGCCTGGGATATCCTGAAGAAGTCAAAGGACTGATTGTCACTGAAATCAAACCGGATTCTCCGGCCGACAGCTCAGGGGTCCGGACCGGAGACCTGCTCCTGGAGCTCAACCGCCAGCGAATCACTGATCTGACATCCTATCATGAGGTGTTATCCCGCATTGAAAAAGGCCGGACCGCCCAGCTGCTGTTCAGAAGAGGCAACAGCCACGTATATGTGGTGCGGTTTGAAAAATAAAGAGAACGGTTAAAACCAGCTGAAATTAAAAAACCTTCCTGCAAATAGGTTCTGCAGGAAGGTTTTTTTATCTGATAAAATTTATGTTATCTGTATTAAATGGTGGAGCTGAGGGGGATCGAACCCCTGACCTTACGGCTGCCAGCCGTACGCTCTCCCAGCTGAGCTACAGCCCCACATCAAAATGATGGTGATTAATAATCGAATCGCGGGCCGGTGTCAACAAAAAAAATATTTTTTTCAGAGCAACCCGTGGATTTGAATTAAACATTGACATCCGGTTTTGTGAAAAGATATTATATAAAATTTGTTAACTTTTACTATATGATGTACGAAGGAGAGCGGCATGCTGCGTTATCTGCGGGAGAATTCAGGCAACTGGATTATCAAGATTTTTCTGGGTATCATCGTGGTGGTATTTGTATTTCTGGGTGTGGGATCCATGAATTCCGGCCGGGACGATTCAGTGGCGTCGGTGAATGATACCCCCATCACGGTTGATGAGTTTCAGCTGGCCTACAAGAATCTGGTGGAACAGATGCGAAACCGCTTTCAGGACAACCTGACCGATGATCTGTTAAAGGCGTTGAATGTCAAGCAGCAGGCCCTGAATACCCTGATTGAAGAAAAACTGATGGCGGAACAGGCCGATGCCTTCGATATCCGGGTCACGGATTCTGAACTGCAGGAATCCATTCTGAACATGGAGGTGTTCCACAAAGACGGCCGGTTTGATATGGAATTGTATAAACGGCTGCTGGGGCTCAACTCTCTGACCCCTGAAATGTTTGAACAGCTCCAGCGTGCCCAGTTGAGAACCCAAAAACTTCAGGACATGATTGTGAGCGCCGTGTCTGTCTCAGATATGGAAG
Above is a window of Desulfotignum balticum DSM 7044 DNA encoding:
- a CDS encoding response regulator transcription factor yields the protein MRILLVEDDEKITRFVKKGLDSAGFAVDTAATGPLGFEKAFDTSYDALVIDIMLPEMDGFSLIRRIRKHKNNTPIIVLSARGRVDDRVKGLEAGADDYLTKPFAFSELLARIQALIRRAGNVTDPVVLTCSDLEMDILKRRVFRGDDPIDLQPLEFSLLEYLLRNKNRVVSKTMIMEHVWHYNFDPMTNVVEARICRLRDKVDKDYPNRLIHTVRGAGYVIRDPDA
- a CDS encoding sensor histidine kinase; this encodes MPDLFRTIRFRLTLWFTGIFSISAAVAFVLFYYLAVQTLQDQIDEELMDKAAQFSSVIRQSGMRGAGNLAVIESKAAGEKMIFFRLLYPTGEVFASSHMSYWKDIQVDHELLHQLIEKKSPVFDTRMMDNVHKARILYTFVAHNAILQTGVTMESQSRFLGAFKRVFMVAMGFIVGFSALSGWFLVQKALSRVDTITRTAKSITGSSLQKRVPVTGSKDELDDLASTFNQMLDRIQSLVSGIREMGDNMAHDLKSPVTRIRGAAELTLLQGETLEEFHSMAAGTIEESDRLLDMINTMLVISRTRAGEGDFHFEPMDLTQMIQEACDLFAPVAEDKDIAFFCHGPGRFEVMADVTMLQRAFSNLLDNAIKYTDPGGQITVQMIKKNDSIVAIQVTDTGPGIALQFHERIFDRFFRAESSRTSPGSGLGLSFARAIVREHKGDIHVQSNPGKGACFTLTLPYCNFQVI
- a CDS encoding DegQ family serine endoprotease translates to MKHLNKTHLILTLLVSVFLLTSLPVWAAQKQKMIPAGFSDLARTAKAGVVNIQTVKTVQGGGRVFEHFFGHPFGNREGLEDFFGPFLNPQPQNRKEQSLGSGFIISKDGYIVTNHHVIKGADEIKVILHDKTELDAEIVGTDPMTDLALIKVDAKNLQPLKFGKSSEADIGSWVVAIGSPFGLEQTVTAGIISAKGRIIGSGPYDDFIQTDASINPGNSGGPLLNLDGEVIGINTAIVRSGQGIGFAIPSDLATGIIDQLIDTKHVSRGWMGVAIQNITPELAEYYGIDSTRGVYVAKVYEDNPAHEAGIKSGDVILEVNGEKIETSRDLTLTIANLKVDETVDVKIIREGKEKTVNVKLGKRPDQDPEVMASLEEFDSFGFKFKELDTATAQRLGYPEEVKGLIVTEIKPDSPADSSGVRTGDLLLELNRQRITDLTSYHEVLSRIEKGRTAQLLFRRGNSHVYVVRFEK